One Malassezia restricta chromosome III, complete sequence DNA segment encodes these proteins:
- a CDS encoding cullin 1, which translates to MMGAARTEGSALPSPTDLAETWKFLRSGVDDMMRRFTEGMSYERYMQLYTATYNYCIYTGYSGSIGSTTGAQLVGGELHNCVSTYFQQHAQELYAKLGGLAGEELLRSYAEEWERYTTGANFVNRLLVYLNRHWVKHEREEGHTDVFTVYTLALKQWKLHIFDLIQRDNALINAVMDQIERQRRGDMVSTTQLKSILNSCVSLGIDETDLLRQNLDVYQQVFQGVFLEATSAFYRTESANSLAHHSVTEYMKEAESRLEEEENRVELYMHESTRVPLLELCRSELITAHREVLWNEFEKLLVNDMVDDLARTYKLLAQVQHGLDPLRQRFEAYFISRGLDSIGREMDGNLEMVDPATYVSAIIRVYQDGERMIAKAFQSDSGFHASLDKACRSYINKNQLTSISPSRGPELLAKFVDSVLKKNTRNTDETSIEESLDHAMTVFKYIEDRDYFQKFYIKFLSKRIVSFSTVSMDAEESMIARLKEACGFEYTSRIQRMFTEASLTKELNDRFHDWRSQQHFDTGMPFYAFVLTSGIWPLQTIATDFIVPAELKQTYQDFMDFYQRAHAHRQLSWLWHLSTNEIRATFDSRKYIFTTSTYQAAILLLFNTQSVLTYDEIAAATGLDKNALNAALFPMTKFKLLLQLDDSYSLNTDFKAKKVRVNLHVPVRSEQKVESAEVAQTVHEDRKMLIQAVIVRIMKARKTYRHNLLLNEVIMQLQSRFQPKVPDIKKAIDTLIEKEYLQRVENEKDVYSYVA; encoded by the exons ATGATGGGTGCGGCGCGAACGGAAGGGTCCGCGCTCCCATCACCAACCGA TCTCGCTGAAACATGGAAGTTTCTGCGAAGTGGGGTGGATGACATG ATGAGGCGATTCACGGAGGGCATGTCGTATGAGCGGTACATGCAACTGTATACGGCCACATACAACTATTGTATTTATACAGGATACAGTGGCTCGATTGGATCGACCACAGGAGCTCAGCTTGTGGGTGGGGAATTGCATAATTGTGTGTCCACGTActtccagcagcacgcgcaAGAGTTGTACGCCAAGTTAGGAGGTCTCGCAGGTGAAGAACTGCTGCGGTCTTATGCGGAAGAGTGGGAACGCTACACAACCGGCGCGAATTTTGTAAATCGTTTGCTGGTATACTTGAATCGCCACTGGGTGAAGCACGAACGTGAAGAAGGTCACACGGATGTGTTTACCGTATACACTTTGGCGTTGAAGCAATGGAAGCTGCACATTTTCGACTTGATTCAGCGTGATAATGCACTTATTAATGCGGTCATGGACCAGATTGAAAGGCAGCGACGTGGTGACATGGTTTCAACGACACAGCTGAAAAGTATACTGAACAGCTGTGTTTCGCTAGGAATCGACGAGACAGATCTGCTGCGGCAGAACCTTGATGTGTATCAGCAAGTATTTCAAGGTGTGTTCCTGGAAGCTACGAGTGCATTTTATAGGACCGAAAGTGCCAACTCACTTGCTCACCATTCTGTGACAGAATACATGAAGGAGGCAGAGTCACGCTTggaggaagaagaaaaTCGTGTGGAACTGTACATGCACGAGAGCACCAGGGTACCACTACTGGAACTATGTCGCTCTGAGCTTATAACGGCGCATCGTGAGGTGCTGTGGAACGAATTCGAGAAGCTGCTGGTGAACGATATGGTAGACGACCTGGCACGAACATACAAGCTTTTAGCCCAGGTTCAGCATGGCCTTGATCCGCTTCGTCAAAGATTTGAAGCGTACTTTATCTCGCGCGGTCTAGATTCGATTGGTCGGGAAATGGATGGGAACCTCGAAATGGTAGATCCAGCCACGTATGTGTCTGCCATTATTCGTGTGTATCAAGATGGAGAGCGTATGATTGCCAAGGCATTCCAGTCCGACTCGGGTTTTCATGCTTCTCTCGACAAAGCATGCCGCTCGTATATCAACAAGAATCAATTGACATCCATATCGCCAAGTCGCGGCCCCGAGCTCTTGGCTAAATTTGTCGACAGTGTCTTGAAGAAGAACACACGCAACACTGACGAGACTTCCATCGAAGAGTCTCTTGATCATGCTATGACTGTATTCAAATACATCGAAGATCGTGACTATTTCCAAAAGTTCTACATCAAGTTCCTGTCGAAGCGGATCGTATCATTTTCAACCGTGTCGATGGATGCAGAGGAGAGCATGATTGCTCGATTAAAGGAGGCTTGTGGTTTTGAATACACTTCGAGAATCCAGCGCATGTTTACAGAGGCATCGCTGACCAAGGAGCTCAATGATCGATTCCACGACTGGCGATCCCAGCAGCACTTTGACACGGGCATGCCTTTTTACGCTTTCGTGCTTACTTCAGGTATCTGGCCATTGCAAACAATTGCCACAGACTTTATCGTTCCTGCGGAATTAAAGCAGACTTATCAAGACTTTATGGACTTTTATCAAagagcgcatgcgcatcggcaACTTTCGTGGCTGTGGCACTTGTCGACAAACGAGATACGTGCTACATTCGACTCGCGCAAGTACATTTTTACGACTTCTACATACCAGGCAGCTATATTGCTGCTTTTCAACACTCAAAGTGTCCTGACATACGACGAgatcgccgccgccacagGACTAGATAAAAACGCGCTGAATGCTGCGTTGTTTCCCATGACCAAATTCAAGCTACTGCTTCAGCTGGACGACTCATATTCGCTCAACACGGACTTTAAGGCCAAAAAAGTACGCGTGAACTTGCACGTTCCTGTGCGATCTGAGCAAAAGGTCGAGTCTGCTGAAGTGGCCCAGACCGTCCACGAAGATCGCAAGATGCTTATTCAGGCTGTTATTGTGAGAATCATGAAGGCGCGCAAGACATACAGGCACAACCTGTTACTGAATGAGGtcatcatgcagctgcagtCGCGATTTCAGCCCAAGGTGCCGGACATCAAAAAGGCCATCGACACGCTCATCGAGAAGGAATACCTTCAGCGCGTGGAAAATGAGAAAGATGTCTACTCCTATGTCGCATAA
- a CDS encoding actin related protein 2/3 complex, subunit 1A/1B codes for MVNQVHQLSYSPLTAHAFNADRSKVAVSPNSSEICIFASTPQGWVLEHSLTGHDKVVTGLDWAPNTNRIVSCSQDRNAYVWTLSGATWKPTLVLLRLHRGATAVRWSPREDKFAVASSARIISVCSFEEDNDWWVAKHIKRPLRSTVTSIDWHPNNVLLAAGCADFHARVFSAYIKGVDTKPPPSVWGERLPFGTVCGEFPTPSAGWVHGVAFSPSGDALAFVGHDASLTIVYPSASQDSPPTMHVIRLPSLPYVSVMFISESALVAAGHDCQPMVFEGSAENGWRITRSLDTVGTAASKPKPPPPPPKKPGLGGAPAPSSAGVGRLNNEAFARFREADTRGTSAMPSAQSTETPHSFGAVAGASIADDGELHTTHQNTITDIRIYSGQRGQVETISTSGVDGRLCTFETGKGSTAIAPILRGIASMRM; via the coding sequence ATGGTGAATCAGGTGCATCAATTATCCTACAGCCCACTGACGGCGCATGCGTTCAATGCAGACCGCAGTAAGGTCGCTGTCTCACCCAACTCAAGTGAGATTTGCATTTTCGCATCCACGCCACAGGGCTGGGTGCTCGAGCATTCCCTCACGGGCCATGACAAGGTTGTGACGGGCCTGGACTGGGCACCGAACACAAATCGCATCGTGAGCTGCTCACAAGACCGAAATGCGTATGTGTGGACATTATCTGGTGCGACATGGAAACCGACCCTAGTACTGCTTCGACTGCACCGCGGTGCGACAGCGGTTCGTTGGAGTCCCCGTGAAGACAAGTTTGCCGTTGCAAGTAGTGCTCGGATCATCTCCGTGTGCTCCTTCGAGGAAGACAATGACTGGTGGGTAGCCAAGCACATCAAGCGTCCCCTGCGGTCCACCGTCACATCGATCGACTGGCATCCTAACAATGTACTACTGGCCGCAGGCTGTGCCGATTTCCACGCTCGTGTATTCAGTGCGTACATCAAGGGTGTAGACACAAAGCCGCCTCCCAGTGTATGGGGTGAGCGCTTACCCTTTGGCACAGTCTGTGGTGAGTTTCCAACACCCTCGGCAGGATGGGTTCATGGCGTAGCGTTTAGCCCGAGCGGTGATGCCCTAGCCTTCGTCGGCCATGATGCCTCGCTCACAATCGTGTACCCATCTGCATCACAAGACTCGCCTCCTACGATGCATGTGATCCGCCTGCCGAGTTTGCCGTACGTGTCAGTGATGTTTATCAGTGAGAGTGCCCTCGTAGCGGCTGGCCACGATTGCCAGCCGATGGTCTTCGAGGGCTCGGCAGAAAATGGCTGGCGGATCACCCGCAGTCTCGACACGGTCGGTACAGCGGCGTCCAAGCCgaagccgccgcctccgccgcccAAAAAGCCCGGTCTGGGTGGCGCCCccgcgcccagcagcgcTGGCGTGGGTCGGCTCAACAACGAGGCGTTTGCGCGTTTCAGAGAGGCCGACACGCGTGGCACATCAGCGATGCCGTCGGCACAGTCAACAGAGACGCCGCACTCTTTTGGTGCCGTCGCTGGGGCGAGTATCGCCGACGATGGTGAGTTGCACACCACGCATCAAAATACCATCACTGATATTCGCATATACAGTGGTCAGCGTGGCCAAGTGGAAACTATCAGCACAAGCGGCGTAGATGGCCGACTATGTACCTTTGAAACTGGCAAGGGTAGCACGGCTATCGCGCCTATCTTGCGCGGCATTGCCAGCATGCGTATGTAG
- a CDS encoding enhancer of polycomb-like protein, whose protein sequence is MTAQVSTVTATTPRGSGMGHASSSPFTSVHMTSSRMRNKKLSYKQKIAVHRGAFQNDAANAFVSAIAPEFESSDNQQDSNFGVDSHEITEYHLQAALSSTQVDNVGNAPTKKYHIPTPQSVEVLSQAQYHEQYPTNVYFDPVTYVRFSDTVEACNRGSPYCMDEDDKGWLDKHNEKVQSNLEKALKDSKAEPTEAEAARVEALVRKEAPEYCSISEDEFETIMYVFERTTCERHPLLELDMSKLPPLSELLPQFEPNSSCSALALPELPALPNDLSSCVPAPAEKNNSSKNTPKPGSGEPVWSAKNPFRYLHLLKPGAHAVYPWWKLRRQAREGRPIVPSLNFDESNENDPYVCFRRREVKSARKTRKTDTLQLEKLVRLEVEMRQAASLFFMIAQRERLKELSVKQAKACWNTAQELLAFKRSWDITGPSKGKEDESLLFGIQPDPLEPVPSTTASQHTQLLKKKRKADEAASSTSSTVLKLRRPKTEPEYTHSTTKAGIENVNSSTGVSSIMDRMLAVQQYIDHECTLRQQADAGMEDLTDSAFQPSVAPPPIRAFRPIQSDNNDTHFWSNHPFARPGRQSCFRRRVGRGGRVFLDRRPIAVSPAPANIGAWPRQRQNGFPLATFGFDRSSDSMKRMDGFNRIHAGFDTFRSYAPVVQSSRVAPMLLPTPDLSWDPLNSKDPREPLTHDPDLKFRRVNKTGVYHVEPQNTESASTASDSTDRTQSSDEMGDGQSTQATDIDQEESKPMDEDKSPELKSQSTLATREEAVESVEEQMERAQKLAERWRYDEDGGRYAGLGLLGLGGMEGDEEAVLDDFDQRFIRFRMSLLDEANLLKLSTDWTHMRQALIAASSNLHTRPSFSVADAQKNAAGGAASVTVANETSNTKPVVSSTTKDGSNSSKPSNEK, encoded by the exons ATGACTGCACAAGTCTCGACGGTAACCGCCACCACCCCTCGTGGGTCGGGCATGGGCCACGCTTCCTCTTCCCCTTTTACCTCCGTACATATGACGAGCAGTCGTATGCGGAACAAGAAGCTCTCATACAAGCAAAAGA TCGCTGTTCATCGAGGCGCATTCCAGAATGACGCTGCAAACGCCTTTGTGAGCGCTATCGCACCAGAGTTTGAATCTAGCGACAATCAGCAGGATTCAAACTTTGGTGTAGACTCACATGAGATCACTGAATACCATTTGCAGGCCGCGCTTTCTTCCACTCAGGTGGATAACGTTGGTAATGCGCCGACAAAAAAATACCACATCCCCACCCCGCAAAGTGTGGAAGTCTTGTCGCAAGCGCAGTATCATGAGCAATATCCGACGAATGTGTATTTTGACCCCGTGACATATGTCCGCTTCTCGGACACAGTGGAAGCTTGTAACCGTGGTTCTCCTTACTGCATGGATGAGGACGATAAAGGATGGCTGGACAAGCATAACGAAAAAGTTCAGTCTAATTTGGAAAAAGCGCTAAAAGATTCAAAAGCGGAACCCACTGAGGCAGAGGCGGCTCGTGTTGAGGCTCTCGTGCGCAAGGAGGCACCGGAATATTGCTCTATTTCAGAGGATGAATTCGAGACAATAATGTATGTGTTTGAACGTACGACATGCGAGCGCCATCCCTTGTTGGAACTTGATATGTCTAAACTCCCACCTCTCTCTGAGCTTCTGCCCCAATTTGAACCCAACTCTTCGTGCTCTGCGCTGGCTCTACCAGAACTCCCAGCTCTCCCCAATGATCTTTCATCGTGTGTTCCTGCTCCAGCAGAGAAAAACAATAGCAGCAAAAACACTCCAAAACCAGGCTCAGGGGAACCAGTCTGGTCAGCAAAAAATCCATTTCGATATCTGCATTTACTTAAGCCCGGCGCTCATGCAGTGTACCCGTGGTGGAAACTTCGCCGCCAAGCTCGTGAGGGAAGGCCGATTGTGCCATCGCTCAACTTTGATGAGAGCAACGAGAATGACCCCTACGTCTGCTTTCGCCGTCGCGAAGTCAAAAGTGCGCGTAAAACACGTAAGACAGATACCCTTCAGCTTGAGAAACTTGTTCGACTCGAAGTCGAGATGCGTCAAGCTGCGTCTTTGTTTTTCATGATTGCTCAGCGGGAGCGTTTGAAAGAGCTTAGCGTTAAACAGGCTAAGGCATGCTGGAACACAGCTCAAGAACTTTTAGCATTTAAGCGCAGTTGGGATATCACTGGTCCTAGTAAAGGTAAAGAAGATGAGAGTCTCTTGTTTGGGATCCAACCTGATCCTCTCGAACCTGTTCCCTCTACAACAGCCTCTCAACACACACAATTGCTGAAGAAAAAACGTAAGGCTGATGAGGCGGCATCATCTACATCGTCGACTGTGCTCAAGTTACGACGTCCTAAAACAGAACCAGAATATACTCATTCGACTACTAAAGCTGGTATTGAAAATGTGAACTCTTCGACCGGCGTATCTTCTATCATGGACCGTATGCTCGCTGTACAGCAGTACATCGACCATGAATGTACATTGAGGCAGCAGGCGGATGCAGGTATGGAAGATCTCACAGACTCCGCATTCCAGCCGTCAGTTGCGCCACCACCGATACGTGCATTCCGACCAATTCAGTCTGACAACAATGATACCCACTTTTGGTCTAATCATCCATTTGCGCGGCCTGGACGACAGTCTTGCTTCCGTCGACGCGTCGGCCGTGGAGGACGAGTGTTTCTGGATCGTCGCCCCATTGCAGTTAGCCCTGCGCCTGCTAACATTGGCGCTTGGCCTCGACAACGCCAAAACGGATTTCCACTCGCTACTTTCGGTTTTGACCGCTCCTCTGACTCGATGAAACGCATGGATGGATTTAACAGGATTCATGCGGGATTTGATACATTCCGTTCTTATGCACCCGTGGTTCAATCTTCGCGCGTGGCGCCAATGCTTCTGCCTACACCTGATCTGTCTTGGGACCCATTGAATTCAAAGGACCCGCGTGAGCCGTTGACACATGATCCAGACTTGAAGTTTAGGCGTGTGAATAAAACTGGTGTTTACCATGTTGAGCCACAAAATACCGAATCGGCTAGTACAGCATCAGACTCGACAGATCGAACGCAGAGTTCGGATGAAATGGGTGACGGTCAAAGTACTCAAGCGACAGATATTGACCAGGAAGAATCAAAGCCTATGGATGAAGACAAATCACCTGAGCTTAAATCACAAAGTACTCTTGCAACTAGGGAAGAAGCGGTCGAATCGGTGGAAGAGCAGATGGAGCGTGCTCAGAAACTCGCTGAACGTTGGCGATATGATGAAGATGGCGGGCGATATGCGGGTCTTGGTTTGCTGGGTCTCGGAGGAATGGAAGGCGATGAAGAAGCAGTGTTAGACGACTTCGATCAGCGTTTCATTCGCTTCCGCATGTCCCTACTCGACGAAGCCAACTTGTTAAAGTTGTCAACAGACTGGACGCATATGCGACAGGCATTGATTGCCGCATCTTCAAATTTGCATACGAGGCCTTCATTTTCTGTCGCGGATGCTCAAAAGAAtgctgctggtggcgctgctAGTGTCACTGTAGCTAATGAAACTTCTAACACAAAGCCCGTCGTGTCTTCAACTACAAAAGATGGGTCGAACAGCTCGAAACCTAGCAATGAAAAGTAA
- a CDS encoding phosphate transporter (Pho88), whose protein sequence is MNAAVTNMAVMFGAMQVAKRIPFDENPEYVRYAQLVYVTSQLLCLAVFYYCSIQIKRKNDLTVLKYVNAKNPMSQDPGELVTTTHRDYDLSEISKSMRGILMGSLMVGLMHLYFGYTNPLVIQSILPLKNAMESNMAKIWIWGMPATGDLKRPFKPPAGLFGGMQQQNGPQTDKASIKEAEKVAASIRAKDE, encoded by the exons ATGAACGCCGCGGTGACAAACATGGCTGTTATGTtcggcgccatgcaggTGGCCAAGCGCATTCCATTCGACGAAAACCCAGAGTATGTGCGATACGCACAGCTCGTCTACGTCACATCGCAGCTCTTGTGTCTGGCCGTGTTTTACTACTGCAGCATTCAG ATCAAGCGCAAGAACGACTTGACAGTGCTCAAGTATGTTAATGCAAAGAATCCTATG TCGCAGGACCCTGGTGAGCTCGTGACAACGACGCACCGCGACTATGACCTCTCTGAAATTAGCAAGAGTATGCGTGGTATTCTGATGGGCTCGTTGATGGTGGGTCTGATGCACTTGTACTTTGGCTACACGAACCC TCTCGTGATCCAGAGTATTCTTCCTCTGAAAAATGCCATGGAGTCCAACATGGCCAAGATCTGGATCTGGGGTATGCCTGCCACGGGCGATCTTAAGCGGCCTTTCAAGCCGCCCGCAGGTCTGTTTGGcggcatgcagcagcaaaaTGGACCTCAGACGGACAAG GCTTCAATCAAAGAGGCTGAAAAAGTGGCTGCTTCGATTCGTGCCAAGGACGAGTAA
- a CDS encoding lipid intermediate transporter has product MPVCVQCGKPVPATVSTFGSGHVVLARCMHCERIVDPYLEYGLAVLVVDLILAKPRVYRHILYNVSTHSFMPSRPYGPPSSAPSVVPLYIHTRRFVALVLMEGYLAWFSLCVRPCAQQNIQLWPSNAQNMSQYLLSSASYGAIRVCFYTLLHMLSLHVSLVVGCTAVQWAWRAHSKSTMYWDMYALHLPSVAMLYASLSTVFLLALRVVWAPKAPSHTYPTASTTMMPTYIWQNLSAYLPQAGHDGMTEWTIRNMMGGMSAGVALAAVLPMKPTAGALVVLLSFGIQSLVRERLHMPWDTSPLAKETLSHFCKAS; this is encoded by the coding sequence ATGCCGGTATGTGTCCAGTGTGGAAAGCCTGTTCCCGCCACAGTGTCCACGTTCGGATCTGGGCATGTCGTACTTGCACGATGCATGCATTGTGAGCGCATTGTCGATCCCTACCTGGAATATGGCCTAGCTGTGCTAGTGGTCGATTTGATTCTGGCCAAGCCGCGCGTCTATCGCCATATTTTGTACAACGTATCGACGCATAGCTTCATGCCATCGCGGCCATACGGACCTCCTAGCTCAGCGCCGAGTGTTGTGCCGCTCTACATTCACACTCGCCGCTTTGTTGCCCTTGTGCTTATGGAAGGCTACTTGGCGTGGTTCTCTTTATGTGTGCgtccatgcgctcagcaAAACATCCAACTGTGGCCGTCGAATGCACAGAACATGTCACAATACTTGCTCAGCTCAGCTTCTTATGGGGCGATACGCGTGTGCTTCTACACGCTCCTTCATATGCTCAGCCTGCACGTCTCGCTTGTCGTGGGGTGCACGGCCGTTCAGTGGGCTTGGCGTGCCCATTCCAAGTCTACTATGTACTGGGACATGTACGCGCTGCATTTACCCTCCGTCGCCATGCTCTATGCAAGTCTCAGCACCGTGTTTCTTCTGGCACTCCGTGTTGTATGGGCACCCAAGGCACCTTCTCACACATACCCCACCGCGTCCACTACGATGATGCCTACCTATATTTGGCAAAATCTGTCAGCGTACCTGCCACAGGCCGGGCATGATGGTATGACTGAATGGACGATCCGCAACATGATGGGCGGTATGAGTGCCGGTGTCGCGCTAGCGGCTGTCTTGCCGATGAAACCCACAGCCGGCGCCCTGGTCGTCCTACTCAGTTTTGGCATCCAATCACTCGTCAGAGAACGGCTGCACATGCCATGGGATACATCGCCCTTGGCCAAGGAGACCTTATCCCATTTTTGCAAAGCTTCGTAG
- a CDS encoding U3 small nucleolar RNA-associated protein 3 has product MGKGRGRRAGGLRGASSKDAMQMHEDVLQDDVDAFHASRDKILLDEEQDQDDDEYDLAGDHQEVLGFEPDTDEADRENEEEEWKNENDEDDEEDDGDLDRYQNMILPASLDEDSLFRRAARDEAHHEQEEASDDEDQDGGLGWGRNKYSYYSGNTLEGFDSDSDMDEDKAHELETNEAIRLQRQSRAEMKDDDFGLDAIHAEEAQIAADEQSEAARTKRRRELDAAEADDADELASKTNDELVSLLEHRSPIVLALIEEFRDSLHQLKEESATVEAITEEGETQLAEIAHLYIQSLSNYTMLLSFFFQLASSPRMLTHPESLLTHPVMARLTQFKHAMLEMKNLGLFEPREETVNESVDRVMGAPTTEDAEYEELGDLEPNELQELLADARDEPRSKETSKKKKKSKSQQSVEEPAPNVLADVARVKASDAEPRPKTHSLPSLPEYDDAYGEPTLMHSVERQDKAQRQRAVQFQASALDTKQANKKAAHLEGDADIPYRDKRQIRDAVAAAKSNRLSKSQEPIAEDETAWGDQDWVDDDAEDKDGAEYYDLVSSRKRARKAAQKEEHDQQRLASRVYDDETLAPGDHRAIDYAIDKNKGLTANRPKSIRNPRVKRRMRYDRAKKRLSSTRAVYKGGQSALQGGYGGEASGISTHVVKSRKLGS; this is encoded by the coding sequence ATGGGCAAGGGGCGTGGTCGCCGAGCTGGCGGCTTGCGCGGTGCGAGTAGCAAAGATGCAATGCAAATGCACGAAGATGTTTTGCAAGATGATGTAGATGCTTTTCATGCGTCTCGCGATAAGATTTTGTTGGATGAGGAGCAAGACCAAGACGATGATGAATACGACTTAGCAGGTGATCATCAGGAGGTGCTTGGTTTTGAGCCAGACACGGATGAAGCCGATAGAGAAAATGAGGAGGAAGAATGGAAGAATGAGAACGAtgaggatgacgaagaggatgatGGCGATCTCGACCGATACCAAAACATGATTCTACCAGCGTCCTTGGATGAAGACTCTCTTTTtcgacgcgcagcacgagATGAAGCACATCATGAGCAAGAAGAAGCTTCAGACGATGAGGACCAAGATGGTGGTCTTGGTTGGGGTCGAAACAAATATTCGTACTACAGCGGCAATACCTTAGAGGGCTTTGACTCAGACTCGGATATGGATGAGGATAAGGCTCATGAGCTGGAAACGAACGAAGCTATTCGACTTCAGCGTCAGAGTCGCGCAGAAATGAAAGATGACGACTTTGGTCTAGATGCTATCCATGCGGAAGAAGCACAGATTGCTGCGGACGAGCAGAGTGAAGCTGCGCGTACCAAACGGCGACGTGAATTGGATGCAGCAGAAGCCGATGATGCTGATGAGCTAGCGTCGAAGACCAATGATGAGCTTGTTTCTTTGCTCGAGCATCGTTCACCCATTGTTCTGGCTCTTATCGAAGAGTTTCGCGACTCCTTGCATCAGCTCAAGGAGGAGAGCGCGACTGTGGAAGCGATTACTGAAGAGGGCGAgacgcagctcgccgaAATCGCTCATCTCTATATCCAGTCGCTGTCCAACTACACCATGCTGCTATCGTTCTTCTTCCAACTTGCCTCGTCGCCACGTATGCTTACCCATCCCGAGTCTCTTCTTACACATCCTGTCATGGCTCGCCTCACTCAGTTCAAGCATGCAATGTTGGAGATGAAAAACCTTGGTCTCTTCGAGCCTCGTGAAGAAACTGTCAACGAAAGCGTAGATCGTGTGATGGGCGCGCCTACAACGGAGGATGCGGAGTATGAAGAGTTGGGTGACTTGGAGCCCAATGAATTACAGGAATTATTGGCCGATGCCAGGGATGAGCCACGATCGAAAGAGACTTCCAAAAAGAAAAAGAAGAGCAAGTCACAGCAAAGCGTAGAAGAGCCTGCACCAAATGTGCTGGCTGACGTTGCTAGGGTCAAGGCCAGCGATGCTGAGCCACGCCCAAAGACGCATTCTTTGCCCTCGCTTCCTGAGTATGACGATGCTTATGGCGAGCCAACACTCATGCACAGTGTGGAGCGGCAAGACAAAGCCCAGCGCCAACGAGCCGTCCAATTCCAAGCATCTGCGCTGGATACAAAGCAGGCGAATAAAAAGGCGGCACACCTCGAAGGTGATGCCGATATCCCGTACCGTGATAAGCGCCAAATCCGCGATGCTGTGGCAGCAGCCAAGTCGAATCGCCTTTCTAAGTCACAAGAACCTATCGCTGAAGATGAAACAGCATGGGGTGATCAGGATTGGGTCGATGATGACGCCGAAGACAAAGATGGTGCTGAATACTACGACCTCGTATCATCTCGCAAGCGCGCGCGCAAAGCGGCTCAAAAGGAAGAGCATgatcagcagcgcctggcaAGTCGTGTGTATGATGACGAGACGTTGGCGCCAGGTGATCACCGCGCCATTGATTATGCGATTGATAAGAACAAGGGTCTGACTGCGAATCGACCTAAGAGCATACGCAACCCGCGTGTCAAGCGCCGTATGCGCTACGACCGCGCCAAGAAGCGGCTCTCGAGTACACGAGCTGTCTACAAAGGTGGCCAAAGCGCTCTACAGGGCGGCTACGGCGGTGAGGCGTCAGGTATTTCGACGCATGTTGTCAAAAGTCGTAAGCTCGGTAGCTAG
- a CDS encoding rRNA-processing protein, whose amino-acid sequence MWENEEAALIEASRKAYQENSNLDDPSHNLRESFADGTELIRLDDDETIMVPRIAKEDSANTSRLTKKRAKKHGNRLAVLPDTHEDSLSALEVTGGTPVAKKPSKRELDAYRRRSAGSEWFGMPAFPGSLSKNASKDSRIEGGKSSYTGGDARAATEKEMRQQLTAIRLRNALDPKRFYRGSGGTGSDRSIPKYAQLGKVVGGGLEPTSVLTKTQRANSVVGELMRDSGAVSYSKRKFGELQEKRMAHSNHSRGKPHRGKRRRS is encoded by the exons ATGTGGGAGAATGAAGAGGCGGCGCTAATCGAAGCCTCGCGTAAAGCATATCAAGAAAATTCGAATCTAGATGATCCGTCACATAACTTGAGGGAAAGTTTTGCCGATGGGACGGAATTGATAAGGCTAGATGATGATGAAACTATCATGGTTCCTCGTATCGCGAAAGAGGATAGTGCAAATACATCTCGGCTGACCAAAAAGAGGGCAAAGAAGCACGGAAATCGTCTTGCTGTTCTCCCAGATACCCATGAAGACTCGCTCTCAGCTCTTGAAGTGACGGGCGGGACACCTGTCGCGAAAAAGCCATCAAAGCGTGAATTGGATGCATATCGCCGTCGAAGTGCCGGATCAGAATGGTTTGGAATGCCTGCATTCCCAGGATCATTATCAAAAAATGCTTCCAAGGATTCACGCATCGAAGGAGGCAAGTCAAGCTATACAGGCGGTGATGCAAGGGCTGCTACAGAAAAGGAGATGCGACAACAGCTAACTGCCATTCGTTTGCGCAATGCTTTAGACCCTAAACGTTTCTATCGCGGAAGCGGTGGAACAGGATCTGATCGCTCTATCCCAAAATATGCACAGCTTGGTAAAGTAGTGGGAGGTGGCTTGGAACCTACTTCCGTGCTCACCAAGACCCAGCGTGCAAATTCAGTTGTGGGCGAACTCATGAGGGACTCAGGCGCCGTGTCATACTCAAAGCGCAAATTCGGAGAG CTACAGGAAAAGCGTATGGCTCACTCAAACCATAGCCGTGGAAAGCCACATCGTGGCAAGCGGCGCCGTTCCTAG
- a CDS encoding elongation factor-2 kinase: protein MERGSGSGTNRGVLGMFGAAAGAEGVPSWMSHGTDSSLASSSVAAESGRALDLVFIIDATGSMGSYINVRKGDC, encoded by the exons AtggagcgcggcagcggctcCGGGACCAATCGCGGTGTCTTAGG CATGTTTGGAGCGGCCGCGGGTGCTGAGGGCGTACCATCTTGGATGTCGCATGGAACAGACTCGTCACTtgcatccagcagcgtaGCGGCTGAATCGGGACGTGCGCTGGACCTTGTTTTT ATTATCGATGCAACAGGATCTATGGGATCATA TATCAATGTACGCAAAGGAGACTGCTAA